A stretch of the Buchananella sp. 14KM1171 genome encodes the following:
- a CDS encoding DUF6301 family protein: MGEFEAMSVERSVAAIRAWADAAWPLMPEDGDAICSRLGWLPDPESSRFYYSGFNDGKDRDISVVAKDGKVWSVTFYLTTRLAVDEVEKNAPFLKELASAVIEQISVEYGKPSRTVTPRGAELIEWELADGVTIDLAHNPRVLMVTVDSPARTALMADPSADPNPDERL; the protein is encoded by the coding sequence GTGGGCGAGTTTGAGGCGATGTCGGTAGAGCGTAGTGTGGCTGCGATTAGGGCGTGGGCAGACGCTGCGTGGCCACTTATGCCCGAAGATGGTGACGCCATTTGCTCCAGGCTCGGGTGGCTGCCTGATCCTGAGAGCTCGAGGTTCTACTACAGTGGCTTCAACGATGGAAAGGATCGCGATATCAGCGTTGTTGCCAAGGATGGCAAGGTGTGGTCGGTTACTTTCTACTTGACCACACGGCTCGCAGTGGATGAAGTCGAGAAGAATGCGCCGTTCTTAAAGGAATTGGCTAGTGCGGTCATCGAGCAGATTTCTGTAGAATATGGCAAGCCGAGTCGCACAGTTACCCCCAGGGGCGCGGAGCTGATTGAATGGGAGTTGGCAGACGGCGTGACAATCGATTTGGCCCACAACCCTCGGGTTCTAATGGTGACCGTGGACTCTCCCGCCCGGACCGCTCTCATGGCCGACCCAAGCGCGGATCCGAACCCGGACGAGCGTTTGTAA